In a genomic window of Candidatus Poribacteria bacterium:
- the tadA gene encoding tRNA adenosine(34) deaminase TadA produces the protein MNRDLFWMGQAIELARQAGEKGEVPVAAMLIKENTLIAEAHNLREQHGNPIAHAEMLAIQAAAKEIGNWRFVDTTLYVTLEPCSMCAGAIVLARIPRVVYATTDPKSGAAGTLYNILQDERLNHRVELVSGVLAEESSALLKSFFQQRRRKRKSEDGYQQPITDNR, from the coding sequence TTGAATCGTGATCTTTTCTGGATGGGACAGGCAATCGAATTAGCACGGCAGGCGGGAGAAAAAGGCGAAGTGCCTGTCGCCGCGATGCTAATTAAAGAAAATACTTTGATCGCTGAAGCGCATAATCTGCGTGAACAGCACGGTAACCCCATCGCTCACGCAGAAATGCTCGCGATACAGGCAGCAGCCAAAGAAATCGGGAACTGGCGATTTGTTGACACAACTTTGTATGTGACATTAGAGCCCTGCTCAATGTGTGCCGGCGCAATCGTGTTAGCACGCATTCCAAGGGTCGTTTATGCCACGACAGACCCGAAATCCGGGGCAGCTGGAACACTCTACAACATTCTACAAGATGAACGCTTGAATCATCGCGTTGAATTGGTGAGTGGTGTCTTGGCAGAAGAGAGTAGTGCCCTTCTGAAATCTTTTTTTCAGCAACGCCGTCGGAAGAGGAAATCTGAAGATGGCTATCAGCAACCAATAACTGAC
- a CDS encoding sigma-70 family RNA polymerase sigma factor codes for MTDAIRFGTSHTDVEYTDPNLEQISEDELIQRFQNGDTEAFNPLILKYQKKIYNFLYRRVRDRETAKDLCQEVFLKAFKALPNFKGDSTFYSWVYRIAINCSIDFQRQRNRVKVLTFEELSYDADDVLRMLNSHPSPEMLTESEELGRIIRKAVRKLPPGQRRVFNLRHRRELAIKEIAVLLNRSEGTIKAHLHHAHQRLQGMLLPYLQNQPLEWNGEV; via the coding sequence ATGACTGATGCTATACGATTCGGCACTTCGCACACAGATGTAGAATACACAGACCCAAATCTTGAGCAGATTAGTGAGGATGAACTTATTCAGCGGTTCCAAAACGGGGATACAGAAGCTTTCAATCCTCTTATTCTCAAGTATCAGAAGAAAATATATAATTTCTTGTATCGACGTGTGCGTGATCGAGAAACAGCAAAAGACTTGTGTCAAGAGGTATTTTTAAAGGCGTTTAAGGCACTCCCTAATTTCAAAGGTGATTCCACGTTCTATAGTTGGGTTTACCGGATTGCCATCAATTGCAGCATAGATTTCCAGCGTCAGCGAAATCGTGTTAAAGTTCTTACGTTTGAGGAATTATCTTATGATGCCGACGATGTCTTGAGAATGCTGAACTCACATCCGTCACCGGAGATGCTCACCGAATCTGAGGAACTCGGACGTATTATTCGCAAAGCGGTCCGGAAGCTGCCCCCAGGCCAACGGCGTGTCTTTAATCTGCGCCACCGGAGGGAACTCGCGATTAAAGAGATCGCAGTGCTCTTAAATAGGTCGGAAGGGACAATTAAAGCGCACTTGCATCACGCGCATCAACGGCTGCAGGGCATGCTTCTCCCCTATTTGCAAAATCAACCGCTGGAATGGAATGGAGAGGTTTAG